The Oceaniferula marina genomic interval GTGTCGGAGCCCTCAAGAGCTAGCGATATTCAAGACCTCTGGGATGATGAGATTGCTCGGCGTATCGAACGACTTGATAAAGGGGTGACTCAGACGATACCAGCATCCGAGGTTTTTCGTGAATTAGACCAGCGATTGGCATGATGACTGTTGATTTGACACCCG includes:
- a CDS encoding addiction module protein, which produces MSTIVELEREVMQLPEDQRVALLNRVLKVSEPSRASDIQDLWDDEIARRIERLDKGVTQTIPASEVFRELDQRLA